Within bacterium, the genomic segment GCGAGCGAGAGTTGTGCGTTGTCGTACAGCATCTTTTCGAAGTGCGGCACAAGCCAGCGGACTTCGGTGGAGTAGCGATGGAAACCGCCACCGACATGATCGTAGATGCCGCCCGCCGCCATCTTGTCGAGTGCGAGCGTCGCCATATCGAGGGCGCGCGAGTCCCCCGTGCGACGCTGGTAGCGAAGCAGGAAGCGAATCGGCAAACGAGACGGGAACTTCGTCTGCTGGCCGACTCCTCCCCAGGTCGGATCGGCGACTCGTGCGTAACGGTCCGCAGCCAGGCGCATGACGTCCGCACCGGGGATTCGTGACACATCGGTCGCAGTGCCTTCGAGGTCCGCGCGAATCCTCTCCGTCAAGTCTGCGGAAAATCTGAGGATTTCTTCCGGGTTGTCGGAGTACTGCTTCTGGATCGAGTGCAAAACGCTCATGAAATCCGGCCGGCCCGGACCCGGCTGCGGCGGGAAGTAGGTACCCGCGTAGAAGGGTTTGCGGTCGGGTGTCAGCCATACGTTCAGCGGCCAGCCACCGCGCTGACCGAGCGCCTGGATCGCACTCATGTAGATTGCGTCGACGTCGGGCCGCGTTTCGCGATCGACCTTTATGGTGACGAAGTGCTGGTTCAGGAATCGAGCCGTATTCGGATCGTCGAAAGATTCTTCTTCCATCACGTGACACCAGTGACAGGTCGAATAGCCGATGCTCACGAGCACCGGACGGCCCAGGCGTTCTGCAGCGGCAAAGGCCTCGTCTCCCCAAGGGCGCCAGTTGACTGGATTGTGCGCGTGCTGTTGCAGATAAGGGCTGGATTCCAGCAGCAGGCGATTGGTGTACAGAGGCGATCCATCTGCTCGCAGATTGCGGGTGCGCGGTTCGTATTCGGGGCCCCGCCCGGCGAGTTCGGTTGCCAGTCGTGTGCGAAGGTCTTCAGACAGGGTGGGGGCACCGGGAAGTGCCATGGGAAGCTTCGCAGCCGAACCCGGAGGCTCGGCGAAGACCGGCGGCGAAAGCCACGCGACTGCAATCAGAATTCCGAGACCTCTGCGAAGCAGGGGTCACCCGCCTATCTGGTACATCTCGATCCGCTCCTTGGTCGGCGCGGACGAGGGCGAAAGACGGGCACGCTCCTCTGAATAACGGTCGGTGCGTTTATTCCAGACGCCGCTGATGAATTCGCGCAGTTCC encodes:
- a CDS encoding thioredoxin domain-containing protein, coding for MALPGAPTLSEDLRTRLATELAGRGPEYEPRTRNLRADGSPLYTNRLLLESSPYLQQHAHNPVNWRPWGDEAFAAAERLGRPVLVSIGYSTCHWCHVMEEESFDDPNTARFLNQHFVTIKVDRETRPDVDAIYMSAIQALGQRGGWPLNVWLTPDRKPFYAGTYFPPQPGPGRPDFMSVLHSIQKQYSDNPEEILRFSADLTERIRADLEGTATDVSRIPGADVMRLAADRYARVADPTWGGVGQQTKFPSRLPIRFLLRYQRRTGDSRALDMATLALDKMAAGGIYDHVGGGFHRYSTEVRWLVPHFEKMLYDNAQLSLA